The following coding sequences lie in one Arachis ipaensis cultivar K30076 chromosome B03, Araip1.1, whole genome shotgun sequence genomic window:
- the LOC107633234 gene encoding DEAD-box ATP-dependent RNA helicase 52C-like, whose amino-acid sequence MGNVVIWFQIHEEARKFAYQTGVKVVVAYGGAPINHQLRDLEKEVDILVANPGRLVDLLERARVSLQMIRYLALDEADRMLDMGF is encoded by the exons ATGGGAAATGTTGTGATTTGGTTTCAGATACATGAAGAGGCTAGGAAGTTTGCATATCAAACAGGGGTTAAGGTGGTTGTTGCTTATGGCGGAGCTCCAATAAACCATCAG CTACGAGATCTTGAGAAGGAGGTGGACATTCTCGTCGCAAATCCTGGAAGACTGGTAGATTTGCTGGAGAGAGCTAGAGTTTCACTTCAGATGATCAGATATCTTGCACTAGATGAGGCAGATAGGATGCTGGATATGGGTTTTTGA